Genomic segment of Halostella limicola:
GTCGCTGAGACGGACTGGGACGACCCGGACCGGTGTCCCTTCTGCGGGGCGGCGCTCGCGGACGGCGGAGCGGGGTTCATGGACCACGTCGAGGGGAACGACGACTGCCGGCAGCGGTTCGGGGAGTGGCGCGACGCGATCAGCGGCGACGTAGGGGGCGAGTGGGGCGGCTGACCTTTTTGTACCATCCCGCGGCCACCTCGCGGTCCCGTGGCCCACAGAGCCCTCGTCGCCTACGAGCGCCCGGACGGCGACTACGACCTGCACGACTCCCGCTGGGGCGGCACCGACCTCTCGCTGGCCAGTCGGATCACGGCCGAGACGCCGTTCGGCGGCCCCGGCGGCGCGCGCGTCCGGCGCGGCCCGTCGCCGGGGTTCGGTCCCCGCCCCGTGGAGCGCCGCCCGTCCGCCGTCGGTCTGGACTTCGACGGCGTCCTCGACGCGGTCGACCTCCGACGACACGAAGCGGTCTTCGTCGTCGACGAGGGGTACGACGTGACCGCCTACCTGCCGCTGTGGTTCGGCCTGCCCGGCGTCGCCCCCGACGTGACCGCGGGCGCGCTGGTCGCCGTCGACCCGGACGGCGGCCCCTACGGCGGGCCGCGGACCCGCCGCTGGTTCCGGGCGACGAAGGGCGTCGTCGCCGACGCGGTCGACTGCAGCGCGCTCACCCGCGACGAGGCCGTCGCCTACCTCGCCGCGCGGGTCGAGGAGCGCGCGGGCGACCGGGAGGTGATCGTCCTGACCGAGTAGGGGGCGACCCTCGCGGCCGTCCGGCCGACGCGGTCCGCTTTTGTCCGCTCGTCCCGTACGTGGTTCCAGTGACTACGAGCGGGCGACGGTCGGCGGGCGTGACGCTGCGAGCCCCGACCCACGAGGAGGCGCTGGCCACGGTCGAGGACGGCATCGACCGCGGCGCACTGGTGACGCTGCTCGGCCGCTGCACCGTCGACTACGACGGCCGCGCGTCGAGCGAACTCGGCCCCGGCGACCGCCACGTGATGCTCAAGCCCGACGGGACCATCCTCGTCCACACCGACGAGGGCCAACAGCCCGTCAACTGGCAGCCGCCGGGCTGTACGCACGAGCCGTCGCTGACCGACGACGGCCGGTTCCGCGTCCGGAGCCTCCGGTCCTCGCCGGACGAGCAACTGCTCGTCGCGTTCGAGCGCGTCGACCAGGTGTCCGCCTTCGACCTCACAGACGGGAGCGACCTCGCGCTCGAAGGGACCGAGGAGGACCTCCGCCAGCGGATCCTCGACGACCCCGGCCTGATCGAGCCCGGGTTCGCCCCGTTAGCGACCGAGCGCGACACCCCCGCCGGTGCGGTCGACATATACGGCGAGGACGCCGACGGCCGCACCGTCGTCGTCGAACTGAAGCGCCGGCGCGTCGGCCCCGACGCCGTCGGCCAGCTCGGCCGCTACGTCGACGCGCTGGAGCGGTCGCTCCACGCCGATGCGAGCGTCCGGGGGATCCTCGTCGCGCCCTCGGTCACCGACCGGGCCCGGCGACTGCTCAACGAGAAGGGCCTGGAGTTCGTCGCCCTGTCGCCGCCGTGACGCGGCGAACGGGGTCGGCGTCGGCGGCCCGCCGCCTTTGTGCCTTCGGCGCGTACTGCGACCGATGACCAGCGACGCCTCGGTCGCGGACGCGGGTGAGCGTCGACTGATACTGAACCCGACGAGCGGCACGGCCGACCACGTCGACCGGATCCGCGACCTCGCCGCGGAGCGGGGGTTCGCCGTCGTCGAGACGGAACGCGCCGGGCACGCCGTCGACCTCGCCGTCGAGGCCGCGGCCGACGGGGTCGCCCTTCTCGGCGTCGCCGGCGGCGACGGCACCGTTCACGAAGTCGTTCAGGGACTGGTCTCGGCCGACGCGCTGGACGACGTGACGCTCGCGGTCGTCCCCGCGGGGACGGCGAACATCGTCGCGTCCGACCTCGGGATCCGCGACGCCGAGCACGGGTTCGAGGTGGCCGACGACGGCGAGACCCGGCGGATCGACCTCGGGATGGCCGGCGACGAGCCGTTCGTGATGTCGGCCATCGCGGGCCTGCCGGCGGACGTGAGCGCCGCGGCGACCCACGACCTCAAGCGCCGCTTCGGGCCGCTCGCGTTCGTCGTCGGCGCGGTCCGAGAGGCGCTGGAGTTCGACGGCCTGCGGGTGGACGTCGCGGCCGACACGTCGGAGGGTGGCGTCGAGTGGCGCGGCGAGGCGCTGGCGGTGCTAGTCGGTAACGTCCGGCAGTTCGCGAAGACCGGCGGCCAGGCGAACGCCGAGGACGGGCTGTTGCGGGTGACCATCGTCGAGGAGATGCCGCCGAGCGACGCCCTCGTCGAGGCGGTCGAACAGCGCGTGCTCCACGAGGAGACGCCCCACGTGACGGACCTCCGGGCGTCCGAACTCGACGTCGCCTGCCTCGGCGGCGACGTGCAGTTCAGCCTCGACGGGGAGATACGGCCGTTCGAGGACGTGCGGATCGCCGTCCACCCGCGCGCACTCCGGGTGAAAGTCGGCGAGGGGTACAGCGTGGCCGCGGACGACGCGTCGTAGTTCGGACCCCCGGCACCGCCTCTCGGATACCCGAAAGCTTTCACGCCGAGGTGTTCTTTTCCCGTCGGTGATGCTCGAGACGATCGCGGTCGTCGGGGACCTCCTGGCCCTCGGCGTCCTCGCCCTCCTCGCCGTCCTCCCCGGTGCGGTCGCGGGACTGCTCTGGAGTCCGCTTCTCCTGTCCGACCGCCTCAGCGAGCTGTTCCGCCGGCTCCCGCCGACGGGGTCGACCGCCGCGAACTACTCGCTCGTCGCCGTCGCGCTCTCGCTCCCGTGGGTCTTCGGCGCTATCGCCGCGATAGCCGGCGCGCCCTCCGACCCCGCCGGGACGTCGAACGCGCTCCTGAACCTGACCGTCCCGCTCGCAGCGGCGTACGTGGTCGGCCTCCCTCTGGTCGCGGGCGTCGGACTGCCGCGGCTCGGCGTCGACTGGGACCCGACCGGCTACGGTCCGGGGACGTGGCTCCTGCTCGTCGTCGGCGCTGCGTGGTACGCGGCCGTCTTCGCGCTTCCGCTGTTCGCGTTCGCTCTGGTCGCTGCGCTGCCGACGTGAGGGAGCCGGTACTCACCAACTAAGGGACCGGCCGCCGACGTGCCGACCGATGACCGAGAACGTCCCGACGGAGGGCGAAACGCACGCGTTCGAGCGGACGTTCACGACCGAGGACGTCCGCACGTTCGCCGACGTCTCCGGCGACGACCAGTCGCGCCACACGGAGCCGGGCGAGGAGGGCCGCCTGCTGGTCCACGGCCTGCTGACCGCGACGCTCCCGACCAAGATCGGCGGCGACCTCGACGTGCTCGCCCGGACGATGGAGTTCGAGTTCGTCGCGCCCGTCTACACGGGCCAGCGGATCGCCTGCACGTGGACCACCGAGAGCGTCGAGGAGCGCGCGGACCGCTACGACCTGACGGTGGACGTGGTCTGCGAGAACGACGACGGCGAGGTCGTGCTGACCGGGACGGTCACGGGCCTCGTCTGGAAGGAAGGAAAGGAGACGGAGTCCTCAGTCTAGCTCGCGCTTCAGCTCGTCGAGCAGTTCCAGCGCCTCCAGCGGCGTCGTGTCGGCGATGCTGGTCGAGCGGAGGCGTTCGGCGACCGAGAGCGGCACGTCCGGGTCGCCGTCGGCGGCCACGGCGGGCGAGTCGTCTGCTTCGGTCCGAGCGCGCGCGGCGGGCGATGCTTCGGCGGCGCCGCCGCCCGCAGCGGCCTCCTCGTCCGCACCCTCGTGCCCGTCCAGCAGCGCCCGCGCCCGGTCGACGACGGGGTCGGGGACGCCGGCCATGCTCGCCACCTCGACGCCGTAAGACGCGGTCGCCGGGCCGGGGCGGATCTCGTGGCTGAACGTCACGTCGCCGTCTTCCGCCTCCCGGTCCGCCGCGAAGTGGCGGTTGAACGCGCCCGGGAGGTCGTCCGCGACCGCGGTGAGGTCGTGGTGGTGGGTAGCGAACAGGGTCGTCGCGCCGACCCGGTCGTGGACGTACTCGGTGACGGCCCGCGCGATGGCGAAGCCGTCGGTCGTGCTCGTGCCGCGGCCCACCTCGTCTAACAGGACGAGCGAGTCCTCGGTGGCGGCCCGCAGGATCTCCGAGAGCTCGGTCATCTCGACCATGAACGTCGACTGGCCGCCGGCGATGTCGTCGCTCGCGCCGACGCGGGTGAACACGCGGTCGACGATCCGGAGTTCGGCGGCGTCGGCGGGGACGAAGCTACCGACCTGCGCGAGGACGCAGATCAGCGCGACCTGCCGCATGTACGTCGACTTCCCGCTCATGTTGGGGCCGGTGATGACGGCGACGAACGAGTCGTCGTCGAACGCGGCGTCGTTGGGGACGAACGACTCCTGCGTGCGCTCGACGACGGGGTGGCGGCCGCCCTCGATCCGGACGCCGTCCTCGACCATCTCGGGGCGCGCGTAGTCGTGTTTCGCCGCTACCTCGGCGAGCGACACGAGCGCGTCGAGTTCGGCGACGGTGTCCGCGAGCCGCTGGATGCGCTCGGACTCGGCGCCGACTCGCGAGCGCACCTCGCGGAACAGCTCGTACTCTAGGTCGTCGGCGCGCTGCTCGGCGCTGATGATCTCGTCCTCGCGCTCCTTGAGTTCGGGCGTGTAGTAGCGCTCGGAGTTCTTCAGCGTCTGCCGGCGCGTGTAGTCGTCGGGCACGCGGTCGAGGTTGGCGTCGGTCACCTCGATGTAGTAGCCGTGGACCGAGTTGTGGCCCACCTTCAGCGAGTCGATGCCGGTGCGCTCGCGCTCCTGCGCCTGGAGGTCGTCTATCCACGCCTTGCCGGAGCGCTCGGTCTCGCGCAGGTCGTCGAGCTCCTCGTCGTACCCCTCCCTGATGAGGTCGCCCTCCGTGATCTCGGCGGGCGGGTTCTCCCGTATCGCCTCGCCGATCAGGTCGCGGACGTCTTCGAGGTCGTCGAGGCTCTCGCGGATCTCGCGGAGCTTCTCGGTCTCAGCGTCCGCGAGGTGCGCTTTCAGGTCCGGCACCACGTCCAGCGTCTCCTTGAGCGAGCGGAGGTCCCGCGCGTTCGCCCGGCCGCGGGAGACGCGGGCGATGAGCCGCTCGACGTCGTACACGTCCCGCAGGCGGTCGTGGACCGCCTCGCGCGTCCGGACGCGCTCGGTCCACTCCTCGACGGCGGCGTGGCGGGCCTCGATGCGCTCGCGGTCGACCAGCGGGCGGCGAAGCCAGTCCTTCAGCTTCCGGCTCCCGATCGCGCTCGCGGTCTCGTCGACCACCTCGACGAGCGTCGCGCCGCCCGCGCCGTGGACGCCCCGGCGCTCGAACAGTTCGAGGCTCCGGAGCGCCACCGCGTCCATGAGCATGTACTCCCGCGGGTCGTACCGCGTCAGGTGGTTGAGGTAGTCGAGGTATCCGTCCTGCCCGCCGCGGGTGTACTCGGCGTAGGCGAGCAGCGCGCCGCAGGCCCGGATCTCGGCGTCGGAGGCGAGCAGGCGGTCCGGCGACCCGAAGTACGCCGCGACCGTCTCGCGAGCGCGGTCGCTCTCGAACGCCGCCTCGTCGTACGGCGTCACCATGCAGTCCGCGTCGAACGCCTCCTCCGCGCCGACGCGCACCCCCGGGCCGACGATGGCCTCCGGTGGCGCGAACCGGCCCACTTCGTCGGCGACCGTCGACAGCGAGTCCGTCCCCGTCACGTAGAAGTCGCCGGTGGAGACGTCGAGCAGCGCGAGGCCGTACTCGGCGTCCGCGCCCGGGCTGTCGCTCTCGTCGGCGTCGCCGGTCGACTCGGTGAGGCAGGCGACGAAGTTGTTGTCGTCGGTCTCCAGCAGCTCGTCTTCGGTGAGCGTGCCGGGCGTGACGATGCGGGTCACCGCCCGGTCGACGACGCCCGAGGCCTCCTCGGGCTCTTGCACCTGGTCAGCGACGGCGACGCGGTAGCCGGCGTCGAGCAGGGTCTCGACGTACGACTCGGCGTTGTCCATCGGGATGCCAGCCATCGGGTACGTGCCCGTGCTGTCCTCGCGCTTCGTCAGCGTGATCTCCAGCAGCCGGGAGACGGTCTCGGCGGCCTCGCAGAACGTCTCGTAGAAGTCGCCGACCTGAAAGAGCACGAGCGAGTCGTCGTAGCGCTCGCAGAGGTCGTGGTACTGACTCATCATCGGCGTCAGGTCCTCGCTCCGCTCCGCCATCTTCTCGGGCGGTCCCAGCGCCGGGTCGTCCATGTGCAGTCACCGTTCCCCCGACCGGATATACCTCTCGAAACCCGCCGCGGCGGGCGGTCGGCTCGCGGCGACGCGCTCGCGGCGCGCCGGTGCGGGCCGCCCGCATTCCCCCGAAAGTCGAAAGAGCGCCCGCCGCCTATCACCGGTGATGACCGACACCGCAACGACGACGGACGACCGCTTCGACACGCCCGTCCACGTCGACACCGGGGACGAACTCGACGCGCTCGTCGCCGAGCACGAGGTCGTCCTCGTGGACTTCTACACGAAGGGCTGCACGCTCTGTCAGGCCGTCGAACCCGTCGTCGGTAACGTCGCCCGCGCCACCGACGCGGTCGTCGCGATGTGCAACCCCCGCACCGACCTCGACCTCGTCGACGAGTACGACGTGCGGAGCGTCCCGACGCTCGTCCTGTTCGCCGACGGCGAGGAGGTCGACCGCCGCGCCGACGGCTTCGTCGACACCGACGAACTCGTCTCGATGGTCGAGCGCTACGTCTGAGGCGCTCGGGTTTCCCCGTCCACCGCGGCGCTTGCCGACCGTACTCCGTCCGCGAGCGCTGCCGCTACGCCTGCTGACGGTATCGCCGAAGAAATACCTGCGAAGAGGTTCTCGCCGGAGCGGCTTACCGTCGCCGCCGAAGGGCGACCAGCGCCGCGGCGACGAGCGCGACCAGCGCGGCCGAGAGGCCGAAGCCGGGCTGCCCGGTCGTCGACGCCTCCTCGGCGTCGCCGCTCTCCTCGTCGGTCGTCGTCGCGTCCGCGGTCGTCTCCGTCGCGGTCTCTCGCTCCTCGACGGTCACGGTCGCCGTCGCGTCGCCGACGGAGAGGGTGCGCTCGCCCGACTTCTCGAACTGCGGGCTGAACGTGACGACGACGGTGCCGTTCGCGGGCACCGTCACCTCGCGGTCGAACCGCGCCTCGCCGTCGACCTGCAGGGTCGCGGTCGTCGTCCCCTCGACCGCGCCGTCGTTCGCGAGCGTCGCCTGAACGGTGACTTCGTCACCGGTCTCGACGCTCGACTCGCTCGCGTCCAGGGCCGTCACTCCGACGGCCGGCCGGTCGATGCCGACCGAGAACACGGAGAAGCCGTCGGCGTCGACGCTGTAGGTCCGCTCGCCGTCGGTCTCGGAGACGTTGGTCTCGACCGACCGCCACTCGCCGTCGCGGTACACCTGCACCGTCACGTGCTCGGCGTCGGCGTCGATCCGGCTCTCGTTCAGCGA
This window contains:
- a CDS encoding DUF7501 family protein; translated protein: MPTDDTTERRVLLAAAENADASPDDLAASVDDADAETVRDVLDRREVGEEVEAVAETDWDDPDRCPFCGAALADGGAGFMDHVEGNDDCRQRFGEWRDAISGDVGGEWGG
- a CDS encoding DUF6735 family protein, giving the protein MAHRALVAYERPDGDYDLHDSRWGGTDLSLASRITAETPFGGPGGARVRRGPSPGFGPRPVERRPSAVGLDFDGVLDAVDLRRHEAVFVVDEGYDVTAYLPLWFGLPGVAPDVTAGALVAVDPDGGPYGGPRTRRWFRATKGVVADAVDCSALTRDEAVAYLAARVEERAGDREVIVLTE
- the nucS gene encoding endonuclease NucS is translated as MTTSGRRSAGVTLRAPTHEEALATVEDGIDRGALVTLLGRCTVDYDGRASSELGPGDRHVMLKPDGTILVHTDEGQQPVNWQPPGCTHEPSLTDDGRFRVRSLRSSPDEQLLVAFERVDQVSAFDLTDGSDLALEGTEEDLRQRILDDPGLIEPGFAPLATERDTPAGAVDIYGEDADGRTVVVELKRRRVGPDAVGQLGRYVDALERSLHADASVRGILVAPSVTDRARRLLNEKGLEFVALSPP
- a CDS encoding diacylglycerol/lipid kinase family protein, whose protein sequence is MTSDASVADAGERRLILNPTSGTADHVDRIRDLAAERGFAVVETERAGHAVDLAVEAAADGVALLGVAGGDGTVHEVVQGLVSADALDDVTLAVVPAGTANIVASDLGIRDAEHGFEVADDGETRRIDLGMAGDEPFVMSAIAGLPADVSAAATHDLKRRFGPLAFVVGAVREALEFDGLRVDVAADTSEGGVEWRGEALAVLVGNVRQFAKTGGQANAEDGLLRVTIVEEMPPSDALVEAVEQRVLHEETPHVTDLRASELDVACLGGDVQFSLDGEIRPFEDVRIAVHPRALRVKVGEGYSVAADDAS
- a CDS encoding MaoC/PaaZ C-terminal domain-containing protein, which encodes MTENVPTEGETHAFERTFTTEDVRTFADVSGDDQSRHTEPGEEGRLLVHGLLTATLPTKIGGDLDVLARTMEFEFVAPVYTGQRIACTWTTESVEERADRYDLTVDVVCENDDGEVVLTGTVTGLVWKEGKETESSV
- the mutS gene encoding DNA mismatch repair protein MutS, which codes for MDDPALGPPEKMAERSEDLTPMMSQYHDLCERYDDSLVLFQVGDFYETFCEAAETVSRLLEITLTKREDSTGTYPMAGIPMDNAESYVETLLDAGYRVAVADQVQEPEEASGVVDRAVTRIVTPGTLTEDELLETDDNNFVACLTESTGDADESDSPGADAEYGLALLDVSTGDFYVTGTDSLSTVADEVGRFAPPEAIVGPGVRVGAEEAFDADCMVTPYDEAAFESDRARETVAAYFGSPDRLLASDAEIRACGALLAYAEYTRGGQDGYLDYLNHLTRYDPREYMLMDAVALRSLELFERRGVHGAGGATLVEVVDETASAIGSRKLKDWLRRPLVDRERIEARHAAVEEWTERVRTREAVHDRLRDVYDVERLIARVSRGRANARDLRSLKETLDVVPDLKAHLADAETEKLREIRESLDDLEDVRDLIGEAIRENPPAEITEGDLIREGYDEELDDLRETERSGKAWIDDLQAQERERTGIDSLKVGHNSVHGYYIEVTDANLDRVPDDYTRRQTLKNSERYYTPELKEREDEIISAEQRADDLEYELFREVRSRVGAESERIQRLADTVAELDALVSLAEVAAKHDYARPEMVEDGVRIEGGRHPVVERTQESFVPNDAAFDDDSFVAVITGPNMSGKSTYMRQVALICVLAQVGSFVPADAAELRIVDRVFTRVGASDDIAGGQSTFMVEMTELSEILRAATEDSLVLLDEVGRGTSTTDGFAIARAVTEYVHDRVGATTLFATHHHDLTAVADDLPGAFNRHFAADREAEDGDVTFSHEIRPGPATASYGVEVASMAGVPDPVVDRARALLDGHEGADEEAAAGGGAAEASPAARARTEADDSPAVAADGDPDVPLSVAERLRSTSIADTTPLEALELLDELKRELD
- a CDS encoding thioredoxin family protein, with translation MTDTATTTDDRFDTPVHVDTGDELDALVAEHEVVLVDFYTKGCTLCQAVEPVVGNVARATDAVVAMCNPRTDLDLVDEYDVRSVPTLVLFADGEEVDRRADGFVDTDELVSMVERYV